A portion of the Effusibacillus lacus genome contains these proteins:
- a CDS encoding cytochrome c3 family protein, whose protein sequence is MLEKLKKFVKNKYVIGILVVIGLSYFLWDTGMEATSSTSFCTSCHVMNEVGVTKAVSTHSNLACGDCHVPQDNAVRKVMFKAKSGLSHIYNNTFNNDLPFTFVAKAESNKVIQQRCAECHSATVSTINHDKDRDCTSCHRNLPHNNRRIKTDPAFEKALEN, encoded by the coding sequence ATGTTAGAAAAACTCAAGAAATTTGTAAAGAACAAATATGTAATCGGCATATTAGTGGTTATTGGATTGTCTTACTTTTTATGGGATACGGGAATGGAAGCCACGAGCTCAACTTCGTTCTGCACCAGTTGCCACGTGATGAATGAAGTGGGTGTTACCAAGGCGGTTTCCACCCATAGCAACCTTGCTTGCGGAGATTGTCACGTGCCGCAAGACAATGCGGTCAGAAAAGTGATGTTCAAGGCCAAATCGGGTTTGTCCCATATCTACAACAACACGTTTAACAATGACCTGCCGTTTACGTTTGTTGCAAAAGCGGAATCAAACAAAGTCATTCAGCAACGTTGTGCCGAATGCCACAGTGCTACCGTCTCCACGATCAATCATGACAAAGATCGCGACTGTACCAGCTGTCACCGCAACTTGCCGCACAACAACCGCCGTATCAAAACCGATCCCGCTTTCGAGAAAGCTCTCGAAAACTAG